A portion of the Intestinibacillus sp. Marseille-P6563 genome contains these proteins:
- a CDS encoding manganese catalase family protein, producing the protein MWDYEKKLQYPVKIKNPDPATAKLILTQLGGPDGELSAATRYLNQRYTMPYKECKGILTDIGTEGSS; encoded by the coding sequence ATGTGGGATTATGAAAAAAAACTGCAATATCCGGTAAAGATCAAAAATCCGGACCCGGCGACCGCGAAACTGATCTTGACCCAGCTTGGCGGCCCGGATGGCGAACTGAGCGCTGCCACCCGGTATCTCAACCAGCGATATACAATGCCCTATAAGGAGTGCAAGGGGATTCTGACCGACATCGGTACCGAAGGGTCATCATGA
- a CDS encoding spore coat protein CotJB — MTERETLLQKVRMYDFALVDSALFLDGHPKDAAALAYHNKVTKMYDQAVADYEAKFGPLTMKHAQDTMHWRWIDDPWPWEGADN, encoded by the coding sequence ATGACCGAACGGGAAACGTTGCTGCAAAAGGTGCGGATGTATGATTTCGCCCTGGTGGATTCGGCGCTATTTTTAGACGGCCATCCCAAGGATGCCGCTGCACTCGCCTACCACAACAAAGTAACAAAGATGTATGATCAGGCGGTGGCCGATTACGAAGCCAAGTTCGGGCCGCTGACCATGAAGCATGCACAAGATACCATGCACTGGCGCTGGATCGACGATCCCTGGCCGTGGGAAGGAGCGGATAACTGA
- a CDS encoding spore coat associated protein CotJA — protein sequence MELKKKNLTPICGEEDPTLPWPDGGDNVTVSPDPGPEELPTPEVTPDDGTQTPDNGTQLPSDSIDPNLLSLGMAFVPRQAWETPYAFDVALKRGTIFPSLDKPFLGEEALPR from the coding sequence ATGGAGCTGAAAAAAAAGAACCTCACCCCGATCTGTGGGGAAGAGGACCCGACTTTGCCCTGGCCGGATGGCGGCGATAACGTGACGGTTTCGCCCGATCCCGGCCCGGAAGAATTGCCCACGCCCGAGGTAACGCCCGATGACGGGACCCAGACCCCGGATAACGGCACCCAACTGCCCAGCGACAGCATTGACCCCAATCTTTTATCGCTGGGCATGGCGTTTGTACCGCGGCAGGCATGGGAGACCCCGTATGCTTTTGATGTCGCGCTAAAGCGCGGTACCATTTTCCCCTCGCTTGACAAACCGTTTTTAGGAGAGGAGGCGCTGCCGCGATGA
- a CDS encoding TIGR01440 family protein yields MLDTIRSQSAAAMQALVQDAKLIPGEIVVVGCSSSEVGGHKIGTDSSPEVARAIVEGMLPILQREGLYLAAQCCEHLGRALIIEYDAAMRYGLAPVNVIPQPKAGGSFATAAYQAFRHPVAVESLHAQAAAGLDIGGTLIGMHLRPVAVPLRLPMRQLGDAILLAARTRPKFVGGSRAVYDSNLL; encoded by the coding sequence ATGTTGGATACCATTCGTTCCCAGTCCGCAGCTGCCATGCAGGCACTTGTCCAAGACGCCAAACTGATTCCCGGTGAGATCGTGGTGGTCGGTTGTTCCTCGAGCGAGGTCGGCGGCCATAAGATCGGCACCGATTCCAGCCCCGAGGTCGCTCGGGCCATTGTGGAAGGCATGCTACCCATTTTGCAGCGCGAAGGCCTGTATCTGGCCGCCCAATGCTGCGAACATCTGGGACGTGCACTCATTATAGAATATGACGCGGCCATGCGCTATGGACTTGCGCCGGTCAACGTCATCCCGCAGCCCAAGGCAGGCGGCTCGTTTGCCACGGCTGCCTATCAGGCATTCCGGCATCCGGTCGCGGTGGAATCGCTGCACGCGCAGGCGGCCGCTGGCCTGGATATTGGCGGCACCCTGATCGGCATGCACCTGCGTCCGGTAGCTGTACCGCTGCGCCTGCCCATGCGCCAGCTGGGCGATGCTATTTTGCTGGCCGCGCGTACCCGCCCCAAATTTGTCGGCGGCAGCCGTGCTGTCTATGACAGCAACTTGCTGTAA
- a CDS encoding HAD family hydrolase — MTIKAVLFDLDDTLYGDFATCDRLGLQAAGRYVAQAAGLDASQAAEAMHRGRLMLRDTCKDEPESHDRVLFAKWGLESMGVNPIPYAEGMHAAYWETVLHTMERREGVFELLTRLKEANIPVGICTNMLADIQIRKLCLLGLADICGTLITSEEAGLDKPHAPIFQLAVKRLGVPAQETLMVGDNFNHDVRGALAAGLQAMWLNVHGQPVPVADTPAYIASDFPDAARQILRLCDLPTQ, encoded by the coding sequence ATGACCATCAAAGCCGTTTTATTTGACCTTGACGACACCCTTTACGGTGATTTTGCAACTTGTGACCGGTTGGGCCTGCAAGCGGCCGGCCGCTATGTGGCCCAGGCCGCTGGGCTGGATGCCAGCCAGGCTGCCGAAGCCATGCACCGCGGCCGTCTGATGCTGCGCGATACCTGTAAAGATGAGCCGGAAAGCCATGACCGTGTTTTATTTGCCAAATGGGGCTTGGAATCGATGGGCGTCAACCCCATCCCCTATGCCGAAGGCATGCACGCGGCCTATTGGGAAACGGTACTTCATACCATGGAGCGGCGCGAAGGAGTATTCGAACTGCTCACCCGGCTGAAAGAAGCCAACATCCCGGTCGGCATTTGCACCAATATGCTGGCCGACATTCAAATCCGTAAATTGTGCCTGCTGGGCTTGGCCGACATCTGCGGCACGCTCATTACCAGCGAAGAAGCCGGACTGGACAAGCCGCATGCGCCCATCTTCCAGTTGGCGGTGAAGCGGCTGGGTGTCCCAGCGCAGGAAACTCTGATGGTAGGCGATAATTTTAACCACGACGTTCGAGGCGCACTTGCTGCCGGGTTGCAGGCCATGTGGCTCAATGTACACGGTCAGCCCGTGCCGGTTGCCGATACCCCGGCCTATATTGCTTCGGATTTCCCGGATGCCGCCCGGCAAATCCTCCGTTTGTGTGACCTTCCGACCCAATAA
- a CDS encoding TIGR03905 family TSCPD domain-containing protein, which translates to MHFQLTPKGVCSRRISFDLDGNVLHNVEFQGGCPGNLQALSRVVDGMTVEQIEGLFKGIDCGGRGTSCSDQLATLVRRAYEEQAGQ; encoded by the coding sequence ATGCACTTTCAGCTCACCCCCAAAGGCGTGTGTTCCCGCCGCATTTCGTTTGATTTGGACGGCAATGTCCTGCATAATGTAGAATTCCAGGGCGGTTGCCCCGGCAATCTGCAAGCGCTCAGCCGGGTTGTGGACGGTATGACCGTCGAACAGATCGAAGGCCTGTTCAAGGGCATCGACTGCGGCGGCCGCGGCACATCCTGCTCCGATCAGCTTGCCACGCTTGTGCGGCGCGCCTACGAGGAACAAGCCGGCCAATAA
- a CDS encoding GDSL-type esterase/lipase family protein: MKSILFFGDSNTWGFDPRTGGRYAPEIRYTGRLRSLLPDQYEIIESGLNGRTTAYDDGFDGYSSGSKALPILLKTHDPIDLVVLMLGTNDLKDRLGLTVDDVAKGMRRLIHIVHSPGMWNLRHAPAVLVVAPMLLNEHTLLTSPFGEVFSARSVERSRKLGHAYETLCADESIRCCCFDAGQLGPVTSCDGVHMSPDDHRRLADALASILSAILGN, encoded by the coding sequence TTGAAAAGCATTCTTTTTTTCGGAGATTCCAACACATGGGGCTTTGATCCGCGCACTGGCGGACGGTATGCCCCCGAGATCCGCTACACCGGACGGCTGCGCAGTCTGCTGCCCGACCAGTATGAGATCATTGAAAGCGGACTCAACGGTCGTACCACAGCCTATGATGATGGATTTGATGGATACAGCAGCGGTTCCAAAGCGCTGCCCATCCTGCTCAAGACCCACGACCCGATCGATCTGGTCGTGCTCATGCTGGGCACCAATGACCTAAAGGACCGTCTGGGCTTGACGGTCGATGATGTCGCCAAGGGCATGCGACGGCTGATCCACATCGTACACAGCCCCGGCATGTGGAACCTACGTCATGCGCCGGCGGTGCTGGTCGTAGCGCCCATGCTGCTCAATGAGCACACGCTGCTCACCTCGCCTTTTGGAGAAGTGTTCAGCGCCCGCTCGGTGGAGCGTTCCCGCAAATTGGGACATGCTTACGAAACCCTCTGTGCCGATGAAAGCATCCGCTGCTGCTGTTTTGATGCCGGGCAACTCGGCCCGGTGACTTCCTGCGACGGTGTCCATATGAGCCCGGACGATCACCGGCGTTTGGCCGATGCGCTGGCGTCCATCTTGTCGGCAATTCTCGGCAATTAA
- a CDS encoding carboxypeptidase-like regulatory domain-containing protein has translation MPDIKQDLLGLQYSENFQIQGMEEANIDLELPPASATSATVYGTVTDGTDPIADATVKLFDKSGMPYKHTLTDETGAFSISGIPAGTYSLGAVKDGYRLSDAAGVTLSESATTQINLLCTADTTLSLGAIAGILTAVDLEGVSKPLAGAKITLRNSANIEVATTYTADDGEFAFYDVADGVYTLLSSADGYRSVSSMTATILGGSIVNLTMSMIVDTRTYNGTVSGIIRNQAGQVVAGCFVGLYQVTKEGAEVLVSITKTNAEGKYLFGGVTGGQYLVKAKLNR, from the coding sequence ATGCCTGACATCAAACAAGATCTGCTCGGTCTGCAGTACAGCGAAAACTTTCAGATTCAAGGGATGGAAGAGGCCAATATTGACCTGGAACTCCCCCCTGCCTCTGCGACCTCTGCCACGGTCTATGGTACCGTCACCGATGGGACCGATCCCATTGCGGACGCGACCGTCAAACTGTTCGACAAATCCGGTATGCCGTATAAACACACGCTGACCGATGAAACCGGTGCGTTTTCCATCTCCGGCATCCCGGCAGGCACGTACAGCCTGGGTGCGGTCAAGGATGGGTACCGCCTGAGCGATGCAGCCGGTGTGACGCTTTCGGAAAGTGCCACCACGCAGATCAACCTGCTTTGTACGGCGGATACCACCCTGTCCCTTGGTGCGATCGCTGGTATTTTGACGGCCGTTGACCTGGAGGGTGTTTCCAAGCCGCTGGCCGGTGCAAAAATCACCCTGCGCAACAGCGCCAACATCGAGGTTGCCACCACCTATACGGCCGATGACGGCGAATTTGCCTTCTATGATGTTGCCGACGGGGTGTATACCCTGCTGTCCTCTGCCGATGGCTACCGTTCGGTATCGTCCATGACTGCGACCATCCTGGGCGGCTCGATCGTCAACCTGACCATGTCCATGATCGTTGACACGCGCACCTATAACGGCACGGTCAGCGGTATCATCCGCAATCAGGCCGGTCAGGTTGTCGCTGGATGCTTTGTTGGCCTGTATCAGGTCACCAAAGAAGGCGCGGAAGTGCTGGTATCCATCACCAAGACCAACGCAGAGGGAAAGTATCTGTTCGGCGGTGTCACCGGCGGCCAGTATCTGGTCAAGGCAAAGCTCAACCGATAA
- a CDS encoding queuosine precursor transporter, whose translation MRNEIILIVSLVVLYGAVLFWYRLFGRAGMYGFTVFATIAANIEVMLLVDAFGMEMTLGNILFATTFLVTDILSETEGKAAAQKAVYVGIATSVLFILVSQSWLQYQVSANDQVYPAFAQVFSNTPRMMIASLAVYAIAQIFDVWMYHFWWRLTTKRFGDSRRFLWLRNNGSTLLSQLLNAVLFTAFAFWGTYDVPTLVSIAWSSYIIFIVTSLADTPVVYWARQIHDRQAGTPAVKNGQLSL comes from the coding sequence ATGCGAAACGAAATTATTCTGATTGTATCCTTGGTGGTGCTGTATGGTGCGGTACTGTTTTGGTACCGGCTGTTTGGCCGCGCCGGGATGTATGGGTTTACCGTGTTTGCCACCATTGCAGCCAATATTGAAGTCATGCTGCTGGTGGATGCCTTTGGAATGGAAATGACGCTGGGTAATATCCTGTTTGCGACGACTTTCCTGGTCACCGACATCCTGTCGGAAACCGAGGGCAAAGCCGCCGCGCAAAAGGCGGTCTATGTCGGCATTGCCACTTCGGTGCTGTTCATTCTGGTGTCGCAGTCCTGGCTGCAATATCAGGTCAGTGCAAACGATCAGGTCTATCCGGCATTTGCGCAGGTCTTTTCCAATACCCCGCGGATGATGATTGCCTCCCTGGCCGTGTATGCGATCGCCCAGATTTTTGATGTGTGGATGTATCATTTCTGGTGGCGGCTGACAACCAAGCGGTTTGGCGATAGCCGACGCTTCTTGTGGCTGCGTAACAATGGTTCGACCCTGCTGTCCCAGCTTTTAAATGCCGTTCTGTTCACCGCATTTGCCTTTTGGGGCACCTATGATGTGCCGACGCTGGTATCCATTGCCTGGTCGAGCTACATTATTTTCATTGTAACCTCTCTGGCCGATACCCCGGTGGTCTACTGGGCGCGCCAGATTCATGACCGTCAGGCCGGTACCCCGGCCGTGAAAAACGGACAGTTATCCCTTTAA
- a CDS encoding radical SAM protein, translating into MVRYAVIEDKNPREIVLLRGLGCQWLRCAFCDYHTDGSSDAESNYALNVQALEQVTGCYHHLEVINSGSFPELDAKTIDRIEQVCRDKDIRILHFECHWMHRRVLPALRERFAQVGVQVKVKTGVETFDRAFRENVLHKGIGESDPAVIAAPFDECCLLFGLTGQTEESMQHDIQTGLAHFERVCVNLMVENTTPIRPDAAVRDIFIQKIYPQYRDDPRVDILLENTDFGVG; encoded by the coding sequence ATGGTGCGTTATGCGGTGATTGAGGACAAAAATCCACGGGAGATCGTGTTGCTGCGCGGGCTGGGCTGCCAGTGGCTGCGCTGCGCCTTTTGCGACTATCATACCGACGGCAGCAGCGACGCGGAAAGCAATTATGCGCTCAATGTCCAGGCTTTGGAGCAGGTGACCGGGTGCTATCACCATCTGGAAGTCATCAATTCGGGGTCGTTCCCCGAACTGGATGCCAAAACCATCGACCGCATTGAGCAGGTCTGCCGGGACAAGGACATCCGCATTCTGCATTTTGAATGCCATTGGATGCACCGGCGGGTGCTGCCGGCCTTGCGGGAGCGGTTTGCCCAGGTAGGCGTCCAGGTGAAAGTTAAAACCGGGGTGGAGACCTTTGACCGCGCGTTTCGAGAGAATGTGCTGCACAAGGGCATAGGGGAAAGTGACCCGGCGGTGATTGCTGCACCTTTTGACGAATGCTGTCTGCTGTTTGGCCTGACCGGACAGACCGAGGAGTCCATGCAGCACGATATCCAAACCGGACTGGCTCATTTCGAGCGGGTGTGCGTCAATCTGATGGTGGAAAACACCACGCCCATTCGGCCGGATGCCGCCGTTCGGGACATCTTTATCCAGAAAATCTACCCGCAGTACCGGGACGATCCCCGGGTGGATATTTTGCTGGAAAACACCGATTTTGGGGTCGGTTAA
- a CDS encoding MerR family transcriptional regulator: protein MTIAQVSKQYDISADTLRYYERIGLIPPVPRNKSGIRDYDEESCRWIELMKCMRKAGVQIEALIEYVALFQQGDATVDARKAILIEQRAQLIERMEEMQASLDRLNDKIERYEQGLMLVEQDLQRRRQEHTSA from the coding sequence ATGACCATTGCACAGGTGAGCAAGCAATATGACATTTCTGCCGATACACTGCGATATTATGAACGGATCGGACTGATTCCGCCCGTACCGCGCAACAAAAGCGGCATCCGCGACTATGATGAGGAGTCTTGCCGGTGGATCGAGCTGATGAAGTGCATGCGCAAGGCCGGGGTGCAGATCGAAGCCCTGATCGAATATGTTGCCCTGTTCCAGCAAGGGGATGCGACGGTGGATGCGCGCAAAGCCATCCTCATCGAGCAGCGCGCCCAGCTCATCGAGCGGATGGAAGAAATGCAGGCGTCGCTCGACCGCCTCAACGATAAAATCGAACGGTATGAGCAGGGGCTGATGCTGGTCGAACAGGACCTGCAAAGACGGCGGCAGGAGCATACCAGCGCGTGA
- a CDS encoding O-acetylhomoserine aminocarboxypropyltransferase/cysteine synthase family protein yields MKNYRFETLALHAGQETPDPATGARAVPIYATSSYVFDDAAQAAARFALEEGGNIYSRLTNPTVEVFEKRMAALEGGVGALATASGSAAIDYAVRNIAGVGDHIVSSASIYGGTYNLFANTLPESGITTTFVDASDPENFARAITPQTKAIFVESLGNPNCDIIDLEAVAAIAHQHQIPVIVDNTFASPYLFRPLEHGADIVVHSATKFIGGHGTVLGGVIVDGGHFDWGASDKFPGLSTPNRSYHGVVFTEACGAQAYIVKARTTLLRDQGACLSPFHAFLLLQGLETLPLRMERHVENAQKVVDFLKDHPMVERVHHPSLETGRQRELYDRYYPNGGGSIFTFELRGSADQARRFTESLELFSLLANVADVKSLVIHPASTTHSQMEEHELRACGITPTTIRLSIGTEHIADILADLQQGLQAVQ; encoded by the coding sequence ATGAAGAATTATCGTTTTGAAACCTTAGCCCTGCATGCAGGGCAGGAGACCCCCGACCCCGCGACCGGTGCACGGGCCGTCCCCATTTATGCAACCAGTTCATATGTTTTTGATGACGCGGCCCAGGCCGCTGCGCGCTTTGCGCTCGAAGAAGGCGGCAATATTTATTCCCGGCTGACCAACCCCACCGTCGAAGTGTTTGAAAAGCGCATGGCGGCGCTGGAAGGCGGCGTCGGGGCGCTGGCTACGGCGTCCGGTTCGGCGGCGATTGATTATGCGGTGCGCAATATTGCAGGCGTGGGCGATCACATCGTGTCCTCGGCGAGCATCTATGGCGGGACCTATAATCTGTTTGCCAATACCCTGCCCGAATCAGGCATCACCACCACCTTTGTGGATGCTTCCGACCCGGAGAATTTTGCCCGCGCCATCACTCCGCAAACCAAGGCGATCTTTGTGGAATCGCTCGGCAATCCGAACTGCGATATTATTGATTTGGAGGCTGTGGCAGCTATCGCACACCAGCACCAGATTCCGGTGATCGTAGACAATACTTTTGCATCCCCCTACCTGTTCCGGCCGCTGGAACACGGGGCAGACATCGTGGTACATTCGGCGACCAAGTTCATCGGCGGTCACGGCACCGTGCTGGGCGGCGTGATCGTAGACGGTGGACATTTTGACTGGGGCGCAAGCGATAAGTTCCCCGGCCTGTCGACGCCCAATCGTTCGTATCACGGTGTGGTCTTTACCGAGGCATGCGGCGCGCAGGCCTACATCGTCAAGGCACGCACGACCCTGCTGCGTGACCAGGGCGCCTGCCTGTCGCCCTTCCATGCGTTCCTGCTGCTGCAAGGCCTGGAAACCTTGCCGCTGCGCATGGAGCGACATGTGGAGAATGCGCAAAAAGTCGTGGATTTCCTGAAAGATCATCCCATGGTCGAGCGGGTGCATCATCCGTCGCTGGAAACCGGACGGCAGCGGGAACTGTATGACCGGTATTATCCCAACGGCGGCGGTTCGATCTTCACCTTTGAATTGCGGGGCAGCGCCGACCAGGCACGGCGGTTTACCGAATCGCTCGAGCTGTTTTCGCTACTGGCCAATGTGGCCGATGTCAAGAGCCTGGTCATCCATCCGGCGTCGACCACCCATTCCCAGATGGAAGAGCACGAACTGCGTGCCTGCGGCATCACGCCGACGACCATCCGCCTGTCGATCGGCACCGAACACATTGCAGATATTCTGGCCGACTTGCAGCAAGGGCTGCAGGCAGTACAATAA
- a CDS encoding trypsin-like peptidase domain-containing protein — protein MKTTFPPLRRVAAVLLCLLLIVPQTAAFAAQTQTAYADSLYKLGVFYGTENGYELDRALTRAEGVALLVRMLGAEEEAQQMSGTQTPFTDVPDWASGYVAYAYENGLVAGIGDTMFGSEMAMTMQMYTVLMLRALGYTEADGDFTYVQALSFAQSIGLLDEQTVEDMTSSTFTRGDAAELTYYTLRFPVDGSSVLLVEQLAGSGKLDATAASQFLATVVSEQSKTELSLSEIAAKKESVVLLEGPTSEGVAQGSGVILSSDGLIVTNYHVIDGMQSMTVTFDDGSVYDGTVYVEDTSESLDLALLRINRTDLTPVTIGDSTSLAVGDTVVAIGSPYGLQNTVSEGIISSIRDNELQITAAISSGSSGGALFNAQGELIGVTYAGITAGQNLGFAIPIHALEELTDRNHQTLADFYAENSAVSAPSGLRLVQSSGNTLYLQWDAVDNADYYLLYYRTGSNQDYTLCSDFGSPHRFQHSSPYSAALTIRSGVSYEFAVTAVCDGVESEKSAVLKASV, from the coding sequence GTGAAAACTACATTCCCGCCCTTGCGCAGAGTTGCTGCCGTTTTGCTCTGCCTGCTTTTGATTGTCCCACAAACCGCCGCATTTGCCGCCCAGACCCAAACTGCATACGCAGATAGTCTGTATAAGCTGGGCGTATTCTACGGCACAGAAAACGGCTATGAACTGGACCGCGCACTCACCCGTGCGGAGGGCGTCGCCCTTCTGGTGCGCATGTTGGGTGCGGAAGAAGAAGCCCAGCAGATGTCCGGTACCCAGACGCCTTTTACCGATGTGCCCGATTGGGCGTCCGGTTATGTCGCCTATGCCTATGAAAATGGGCTTGTCGCCGGCATTGGGGACACCATGTTCGGGTCGGAAATGGCGATGACCATGCAGATGTATACCGTCCTGATGCTGCGTGCACTGGGCTACACCGAAGCCGATGGAGATTTCACCTATGTGCAAGCGCTCTCGTTTGCCCAATCGATTGGTCTGCTGGATGAACAGACGGTGGAAGACATGACTTCGAGCACATTCACCCGCGGGGATGCCGCCGAGCTGACCTATTACACGCTGCGCTTTCCCGTAGACGGAAGCAGCGTCCTGCTGGTCGAACAGCTGGCTGGCAGCGGCAAGCTGGATGCCACCGCAGCCAGCCAGTTTTTAGCCACTGTCGTGTCCGAACAATCGAAGACCGAACTCTCCCTTTCGGAAATCGCTGCCAAAAAGGAAAGTGTGGTTCTGCTGGAAGGCCCCACCTCCGAGGGAGTTGCTCAGGGCAGCGGCGTAATCCTTTCCTCCGATGGGCTGATCGTCACCAACTATCATGTCATCGACGGTATGCAGTCCATGACCGTCACCTTTGACGATGGCTCGGTTTATGACGGCACGGTCTATGTAGAGGACACCTCGGAATCTCTGGATTTGGCGCTGCTGCGCATCAACCGCACCGATCTGACGCCGGTCACCATTGGTGACTCCACGTCGCTGGCCGTTGGGGATACGGTCGTCGCCATCGGCAGCCCCTATGGTCTGCAAAATACCGTTTCCGAAGGCATTATCTCGTCCATTCGGGACAATGAATTGCAGATTACGGCTGCCATCAGTTCGGGCAGCTCAGGCGGCGCGCTGTTTAACGCGCAGGGAGAACTGATCGGCGTGACCTATGCCGGTATCACGGCTGGACAGAATCTGGGGTTTGCCATCCCCATCCATGCACTGGAGGAGCTGACCGACCGCAACCACCAAACCCTGGCCGATTTTTATGCGGAAAACAGCGCCGTATCCGCACCTTCCGGCCTGCGCCTTGTACAGTCATCGGGCAATACGTTGTATCTGCAATGGGATGCCGTAGACAATGCAGACTATTATCTGCTCTATTATCGCACGGGCTCCAATCAAGATTATACCCTTTGTTCGGATTTTGGCTCCCCGCATCGCTTCCAGCACAGCAGCCCCTATTCGGCCGCTTTGACCATCCGCAGCGGTGTTTCCTATGAATTTGCTGTGACAGCCGTATGCGATGGTGTGGAATCGGAAAAAAGTGCCGTTTTGAAAGCTTCTGTATAA
- the nudC gene encoding NAD(+) diphosphatase encodes MLQEIAPHVYHNEFQNPKPRETDLVTVFDGRGALLDGGRYPTVTRMRKLGVSDEDLVYLFSIDDTAFFLLWEVTDAVRGGLEMDRVEACRTMEGPYMALAGATALHLYRWYRANQFCGCCGTPNQRDEKERAMRCPVCNAIVYPTIAPAIVVAIRDGDRIVLTKYADRATPRYALIAGFIEIGETMEDTVHREAMEEVGLKIKNLRYHGNQPWGFSGTLMLGFWADLDGDDTITLDRQELKEGVWVRREDVPETPNPLDLTHTMMELFRKGLDPKD; translated from the coding sequence ATGCTGCAAGAAATTGCACCGCATGTGTATCACAATGAGTTTCAAAACCCCAAACCGCGGGAAACCGACCTGGTGACCGTATTCGATGGCCGCGGCGCGCTGCTTGATGGGGGACGTTATCCAACCGTGACCCGGATGCGCAAGTTGGGCGTTTCGGATGAGGATTTGGTGTACTTATTTTCGATCGATGATACGGCGTTCTTCCTGTTGTGGGAAGTCACGGACGCGGTACGCGGCGGCTTGGAGATGGACCGGGTGGAAGCCTGCCGAACCATGGAAGGCCCTTATATGGCACTGGCTGGGGCAACGGCTCTGCATCTGTACCGGTGGTACCGTGCCAACCAGTTTTGCGGCTGTTGCGGTACGCCCAATCAACGCGATGAAAAAGAGCGCGCCATGCGATGCCCGGTCTGCAATGCCATTGTGTATCCGACCATTGCGCCGGCGATTGTCGTGGCGATTCGCGATGGCGACCGCATTGTCCTGACCAAATACGCCGACCGGGCAACGCCGCGGTATGCGCTCATTGCAGGATTCATCGAGATCGGCGAAACCATGGAAGATACTGTGCACCGGGAGGCTATGGAAGAAGTCGGTCTTAAAATCAAGAATCTGCGGTACCATGGCAACCAGCCATGGGGCTTTTCGGGTACCCTGATGTTGGGATTCTGGGCCGATCTGGATGGGGATGATACCATTACGCTCGACCGGCAAGAACTCAAGGAAGGCGTTTGGGTGCGTCGGGAAGATGTGCCGGAAACCCCCAATCCGCTGGATTTGACCCATACGATGATGGAACTGTTCCGAAAGGGATTGGACCCCAAAGACTAA